One Gimesia aquarii DNA segment encodes these proteins:
- a CDS encoding tetratricopeptide repeat protein, with product MFAQEEPSVPPSNPYLNDSYSYGAPSPVMGFVWDAFWFLYFIFMIWMLVDCVRKDPDRFLWFWVILVFQPFGAFIYFFIRWLPTNQFQLPEFARPLFHQRRINELETAALQIGNAYQFVRWGDALKEAGIQQKSLDAYLQALNKEPDNLQALWGAAQIEMQLKKYESAKTRCHLILEADPEYKFGDVSLLYCKTICQLDTSEKAREHLTKHTKRWRQPEAMFMLATLEAEAGDHQAARKTLQGMLLDINGSPRGIARKFIRWKSKARRLLKHLPKS from the coding sequence ATGTTTGCGCAAGAAGAACCTTCAGTTCCTCCTTCAAATCCTTATCTGAATGATTCCTATTCTTATGGTGCGCCGTCGCCTGTGATGGGATTTGTTTGGGACGCCTTCTGGTTTCTTTATTTTATATTTATGATCTGGATGCTGGTCGATTGTGTCCGCAAAGATCCGGATCGTTTTTTATGGTTTTGGGTGATTCTGGTATTCCAGCCTTTTGGAGCGTTCATTTATTTCTTTATTCGCTGGTTGCCTACCAATCAATTTCAGCTTCCAGAATTTGCTAGACCCTTATTTCATCAGCGTCGCATCAATGAACTGGAGACAGCGGCGTTACAAATTGGTAATGCCTACCAGTTTGTGCGTTGGGGAGATGCCTTGAAAGAGGCTGGTATTCAGCAGAAAAGTTTAGATGCCTATCTTCAAGCATTGAATAAAGAACCGGATAACCTGCAAGCGTTGTGGGGGGCCGCACAAATTGAAATGCAGCTTAAGAAATATGAGAGCGCAAAAACCCGTTGTCACCTCATTCTGGAAGCCGATCCCGAATACAAGTTTGGCGACGTTTCGCTGTTGTATTGTAAAACGATCTGTCAATTAGATACATCAGAAAAAGCCAGAGAGCATCTGACAAAACATACAAAACGTTGGCGACAACCTGAGGCCATGTTTATGCTGGCAACATTGGAAGCAGAAGCAGGTGACCACCAGGCCGCGCGTAAAACTTTGCAAGGCATGTTGCTTGATATTAACGGAAGTCCGCGGGGAATCGCGCGCAAGTTCATTCGTTGGAAAAGTAAAGCGCGGCGATTACTTAAGCATCTACCAAAGTCCTAG
- the sppA gene encoding signal peptide peptidase SppA, protein MDDSQQKPVSKSMTTTHQSEKQGPPRRRWLVRGLVLLLLISLIVNLSFYALYQEYFMSSGGPTEQFEAGDRYATEKIAIISVTGTIMPPFTERILKSIKKAKEDDQVRGILLEIDSPGGFVADSQQIYHRLSELSKKKPIFVYMKRMAASGGYYIAMGSGEDGVIFAEPTTWTGSLGVIIPRFDMSGLAEKVGVVSDPLKTGEFKDALNPFRNLTKRERAIWDHILDESYQRFLNVITDNRKNLDYEQVKKLATGQIYPAIDAKENGLIDEIGYQEDAIAGLQEKIGLKKVRVIKYNHPASLADILLGSAEASQVENRKQALLESTVPRAMYLASWMGDLPGWQ, encoded by the coding sequence ATGGATGATTCTCAGCAGAAACCCGTTTCAAAGAGCATGACCACCACTCATCAGAGTGAGAAACAAGGTCCTCCCAGACGTCGTTGGCTGGTACGTGGATTGGTTTTACTCTTATTGATCTCGTTAATTGTCAATTTGAGTTTTTATGCCTTATATCAAGAATATTTTATGTCTAGTGGTGGCCCCACTGAGCAATTTGAGGCAGGTGATCGATATGCGACAGAAAAGATTGCCATAATTTCTGTCACAGGGACAATTATGCCTCCCTTCACTGAGCGAATTTTGAAATCGATCAAAAAAGCAAAGGAAGATGATCAGGTCAGAGGTATCTTGCTGGAAATTGACAGTCCAGGAGGTTTTGTGGCTGATAGTCAACAAATCTATCACCGTCTGTCTGAACTGAGTAAGAAGAAACCGATTTTCGTTTATATGAAGCGGATGGCAGCTTCGGGAGGATATTACATAGCGATGGGTTCTGGTGAGGACGGAGTCATCTTTGCAGAACCGACAACATGGACCGGTTCCTTAGGAGTGATTATTCCCCGTTTTGATATGAGTGGGCTGGCTGAAAAAGTAGGTGTGGTATCAGATCCATTAAAGACGGGAGAATTCAAAGATGCGTTGAATCCGTTTCGAAATCTCACCAAACGGGAACGCGCCATCTGGGATCATATTCTGGATGAGTCTTATCAACGCTTTTTAAATGTCATCACAGACAATCGAAAGAATCTTGATTATGAACAGGTAAAAAAATTAGCAACAGGGCAGATCTATCCTGCTATCGATGCAAAAGAGAACGGTTTGATAGACGAGATCGGTTATCAAGAAGATGCCATAGCTGGTTTACAAGAAAAGATCGGACTCAAAAAAGTTCGCGTGATCAAGTATAATCATCCTGCATCCCTGGCTGATATATTGCTGGGATCTGCAGAAGCAAGTCAGGTGGAGAACCGCAAGCAGGCACTTTTAGAATCCACAGTTCCAAGGGCGATGTATCTCGCTTCATGGATGGGAGATTTGCCTGGCTGGCAATAA
- a CDS encoding phytoene/squalene synthase family protein has product MTALSLSHSYAYCQHLAKQTAGNFYYSFLALRKEQFRAMCVLYAYMRNVDDLGDDPQRSFEERLASLREWRSELQQALASGKQFSDEFYHPCFPALLDIIQRYEIPEHYFFDVISGVESDLQPVSYQTFDELAEYCYHVAGVVGLCCIHIWGFHDDRAFDAGIECGLAFQMTNILRDLTEDVDQGRVYLPVEDLEQFHYSRSDIQAQIYDERFKNLMQFEVQRTRAFYQKSERLIDYISPAGQGILRAMYRIYGGILNQIERVDYDVYSSRAGLPRWRKLLIAGEAIVSSRWFSVRSAR; this is encoded by the coding sequence ATGACCGCGCTCTCTCTTTCTCATTCTTATGCGTACTGCCAGCATCTGGCAAAACAGACAGCAGGGAATTTCTACTATTCATTTCTTGCTTTGCGTAAAGAACAGTTCCGGGCGATGTGCGTCCTGTATGCCTATATGAGAAACGTTGATGATTTGGGTGATGATCCACAACGTTCGTTTGAGGAACGTCTTGCATCATTAAGGGAGTGGCGATCAGAACTCCAGCAGGCGTTAGCAAGTGGAAAGCAATTCTCAGATGAATTTTATCATCCCTGCTTTCCCGCGCTACTCGATATCATTCAACGTTATGAAATTCCGGAACACTATTTTTTTGATGTGATTTCGGGGGTCGAGTCCGATTTGCAACCTGTTTCTTATCAGACATTTGATGAATTAGCAGAATATTGTTATCACGTTGCAGGCGTTGTGGGGTTGTGTTGTATCCACATTTGGGGGTTTCATGATGACCGTGCATTCGATGCGGGAATCGAATGTGGACTGGCGTTCCAAATGACAAACATCCTCCGCGATCTGACAGAGGATGTCGATCAGGGACGAGTGTATTTGCCTGTGGAGGATTTAGAGCAGTTCCATTACTCACGTTCCGATATCCAGGCACAGATTTATGATGAACGCTTTAAAAATTTAATGCAGTTTGAGGTGCAAAGGACGCGAGCATTTTACCAGAAGTCGGAACGTCTGATTGATTATATCTCACCCGCCGGACAAGGAATCTTAAGAGCCATGTACCGAATTTATGGTGGTATTCTTAATCAAATTGAACGTGTGGATTACGATGTTTACTCATCCCGGGCAGGATTACCTCGCTGGCGGAAATTATTGATCGCAGGCGAAGCAATCGTTTCTTCGCGTTGGTTTTCTGTTCGCTCTGCCAGGTGA
- a CDS encoding DUF1559 domain-containing protein, with translation MKRLKKTQRGFTLIELLVVIAIIAILIALLLPAVQQAREAARRSTCKNNLKQIGLALHNYNETHNILPSGWIGVEPGVGSNVEFGSGWGWGTMALPYLDQAPLYNQIDFNLDINDPAQTAGLIDQILPAFRCPSDPAPNTFELEEEGNPGNVLAVLALANYIGVFGSDELDDCEIVPAGSACQSTGLFFHNSNTRFRDITDGLSQTLFVGERKTDPNFGWYTTWVGAVPEGEETFARVLGATDHTPNDPASHFDDFSSNHTGGAQFVFGDGRVRFISENIDLGVYRALSSIRGGEVTDFD, from the coding sequence ATGAAGAGACTCAAGAAAACTCAGCGTGGCTTTACTTTGATTGAGCTTCTGGTGGTGATTGCAATCATCGCGATTCTGATTGCGTTGCTGTTACCAGCCGTACAACAGGCACGTGAAGCAGCTCGCCGCAGCACCTGCAAGAATAATTTAAAACAAATAGGGCTGGCACTTCATAATTATAATGAGACCCACAATATCTTACCTTCAGGTTGGATTGGCGTTGAACCCGGGGTAGGATCCAATGTTGAGTTTGGTAGCGGCTGGGGTTGGGGAACCATGGCTCTCCCTTATCTTGATCAAGCACCTCTCTACAATCAAATCGACTTTAATCTCGATATAAATGATCCTGCTCAGACTGCTGGTTTAATCGATCAAATTTTACCAGCGTTCCGTTGCCCTTCTGATCCTGCCCCTAACACGTTTGAACTAGAAGAAGAGGGAAATCCAGGAAATGTTTTAGCGGTACTGGCGCTCGCTAATTACATTGGAGTCTTTGGAAGCGATGAATTAGATGACTGTGAGATTGTTCCCGCAGGCTCAGCCTGTCAAAGTACCGGGCTTTTCTTTCATAACAGTAACACACGCTTTCGTGATATTACTGACGGCCTCTCACAAACACTGTTTGTAGGTGAACGAAAAACAGATCCGAATTTCGGCTGGTATACTACCTGGGTGGGAGCCGTCCCTGAAGGCGAAGAAACGTTTGCTCGCGTCCTGGGGGCAACAGACCATACTCCTAACGATCCCGCTTCTCACTTCGATGACTTCAGCAGTAACCACACAGGTGGTGCCCAGTTTGTCTTCGGAGATGGACGCGTCCGATTCATTTCTGAGAACATTGATTTGGGAGTCTATCGGGCTCTCTCAAGTATCAGAGGCGGAGAAGTCACGGATTTCGACTAA
- a CDS encoding CehA/McbA family metallohydrolase, with translation MIWNPKHTLQLFFVLLVTCSFVFPSGRVAADLALLQAPVKNQTTSVPQCTLTLRLVEQNQNGSKQNIPGMLRILDTNGKPLTLPELLKRGTGISKKSTSKQGGIHSWYVVPEEVQLKLLKAKLILQAFSGLETELTQKTIDLTDKISEDVTLNLNRFSNLSPDYKTANTHLHLMRLTKPECNEYLAQIPFADRLDLVFISYLERAVADKTYITNRYSMADLNALSKASGVLFGWGEEHRHNSSGYDEGYGHVMLLDIKKLIQPVSIGPGIMKQGTDGIPLSRGIKTALQDQATVIWCHNAWGMESTPNIVQGKVHALNIFDGGTRSSYEDSFYKYLNAGYKTPFSTGTDWFQYDFSRVYAAVKSPLSTSTWLESLKAGRTFITNGPLLDLRINHKTIGDQLKLSTEKNQITIRATGTGRIDFEKLELIHNGKVIATQKTSPLKNHFEAQIDLKLEIDQPGWIALRTPSPSVPKDPKRKQMTPLNEYGRELFSHTSPIYLEWEGRSIFDQNQAQMFLEEMKQNREKITKQFRFADDLERAHVLDVYSDGIEKLTGQIESP, from the coding sequence ATGATATGGAACCCAAAACACACGCTTCAATTGTTTTTTGTTTTGCTTGTCACATGTAGTTTTGTTTTCCCGTCTGGCAGAGTTGCTGCAGATCTGGCTTTGTTACAGGCTCCCGTAAAAAATCAAACAACCTCCGTTCCACAGTGTACTCTGACGCTACGTCTGGTGGAACAAAATCAGAATGGTAGTAAACAAAATATTCCGGGGATGCTCCGTATCTTGGACACAAACGGAAAGCCTCTCACCTTACCCGAATTACTTAAACGTGGGACGGGAATCAGTAAAAAGTCGACTTCAAAACAAGGAGGTATACACAGTTGGTATGTCGTTCCTGAGGAAGTACAACTGAAACTGCTAAAAGCCAAATTGATCTTACAGGCGTTTTCCGGTCTGGAAACAGAGCTCACTCAGAAAACCATCGACCTCACTGATAAAATATCGGAAGACGTTACACTCAATCTCAACCGCTTTTCTAACCTGAGTCCAGACTATAAAACGGCAAATACACATCTCCATTTGATGCGGCTTACCAAACCGGAATGTAATGAATACTTAGCACAAATTCCTTTCGCGGATCGACTTGATCTTGTATTCATCTCATATCTGGAACGCGCTGTCGCAGATAAAACTTACATTACCAATCGGTACTCGATGGCAGATCTGAACGCATTATCGAAGGCATCAGGCGTTCTATTTGGCTGGGGTGAAGAACATCGACATAATAGTTCAGGATATGATGAAGGTTATGGTCATGTTATGCTGCTGGATATTAAAAAACTGATTCAACCGGTGAGTATTGGTCCTGGTATCATGAAACAGGGAACCGATGGTATTCCCTTATCACGGGGAATTAAAACCGCGCTTCAAGATCAGGCCACTGTCATCTGGTGCCATAATGCCTGGGGAATGGAATCGACTCCTAACATCGTTCAAGGTAAAGTTCACGCCTTGAATATCTTCGATGGCGGAACCCGCAGCTCCTATGAAGACAGTTTTTACAAATATCTGAACGCAGGTTATAAAACTCCGTTTTCAACCGGAACCGATTGGTTTCAGTACGACTTTTCCCGGGTCTATGCAGCTGTAAAATCTCCTTTATCAACTTCAACCTGGCTGGAAAGCTTAAAAGCAGGACGAACCTTCATCACAAACGGCCCATTACTGGATCTGCGAATCAATCACAAAACAATCGGAGACCAGTTAAAACTTTCAACGGAAAAGAATCAAATCACAATTCGCGCTACCGGGACAGGACGGATTGATTTTGAAAAACTGGAGCTAATACATAACGGCAAGGTCATAGCCACGCAGAAAACCTCACCGCTAAAGAACCATTTTGAAGCACAAATCGACCTGAAGTTAGAAATCGACCAACCCGGCTGGATTGCTTTAAGAACACCATCTCCCTCCGTTCCTAAGGATCCCAAACGAAAGCAGATGACACCACTCAATGAGTATGGTCGTGAATTATTTTCGCATACAAGCCCGATTTATCTCGAATGGGAAGGTCGTTCGATATTTGATCAGAATCAGGCTCAAATGTTTCTGGAAGAGATGAAACAAAATCGAGAGAAAATTACGAAACAATTCCGGTTTGCTGATGACCTGGAACGCGCCCATGTTTTAGATGTTTACTCAGATGGAATTGAGAAACTTACTGGTCAAATCGAATCACCGTAA
- a CDS encoding CehA/McbA family metallohydrolase, protein MASICRISFCLILTLVPCHIVWAAQQQAVFEEVEGQPLGANVKRLINALNYLGSPLSKPLTQKLRSACEQRDSKTIQQLLDSEVLCIVSLNPEVRTKVARGPAQANLQQGGFTPFIIKIINHSTVTRQLQISSPQAGPVYSGAALNSLKRQAQTELNRNQNINSKKDRFLEVEMFQASPMTVKLSGLEVEYAIALIYGHESGKREATLGFDVGAGTQDIGFRGEVPVLFHVQPAVPVKLSIKDYDGQPSAARLEFRDPQGRVYPLQAKRLAPDFFFQPQIYRQDGDTVLLPSGVLDLEFSRGPEYQRLTKKVTVSKDAPKTIEIQLKRWVNPRKFGFYSGDHHIHAAGCAHYDNPTKGVTPRDMFNQVKGEGLNVGCVLTWGPCFEAQRQFFGSTADRVSEPLTLLKYDLEISGFGSAALGHVCLLNLQNQTYPGTLGTTRGWPSWTVPVMRWCQEQGGVTGFPHSALRVNPPQAAQRLIQNLDQNQSQTLNSAEAAKGLLPKPFTDIDNDKNAELNVQELTIALEQAADELPNLAVPEMNGGGAMEICVSTAEGVCDFVSAMDTERIPEWNTWYHILNCGYPLKVSGETDFPCMSSRRVGQGRVYVQLGEIDEIDFSQWCLGIKQGRSYVSDGFAHALNFQVNGQSPGFEDVALQVPTTVEINATVSFAPETPKAVAYGLLNPPEGRRAQGDTRILHAPRNSDYVTGGQRLVEIVCNGEVVAKKSVPADGQIHQLKFTVPVTQSSWIALRQFPQLHTNPVNVIVKERPIRASRESALWCAESIKLLWKNRHQKIAAHERGEAEQTYQRAIRTYLQRAEEAAEIN, encoded by the coding sequence ATGGCTTCTATTTGTCGAATTTCATTCTGCCTGATATTAACTCTGGTCCCCTGTCATATAGTCTGGGCGGCTCAACAACAGGCTGTTTTTGAAGAAGTGGAAGGGCAGCCACTCGGAGCCAATGTGAAACGGCTCATCAATGCATTGAATTATTTGGGTTCACCACTTTCAAAACCGTTGACTCAAAAACTGAGATCCGCCTGTGAGCAACGCGATTCCAAGACAATTCAGCAATTACTTGATTCAGAGGTTCTCTGTATTGTTTCTTTGAATCCCGAAGTACGCACTAAAGTAGCCCGAGGACCCGCGCAGGCAAATCTACAGCAGGGAGGGTTCACACCTTTTATAATCAAGATCATTAACCACAGCACTGTCACACGACAGTTACAGATTTCCAGTCCTCAAGCAGGCCCCGTTTATTCGGGAGCCGCATTAAACAGTTTGAAGCGGCAGGCACAAACCGAATTAAATCGGAACCAGAATATTAACAGCAAAAAGGATCGTTTTCTGGAAGTGGAAATGTTTCAGGCGAGCCCTATGACAGTCAAGTTAAGTGGTCTCGAGGTGGAATATGCGATTGCTTTAATTTATGGCCATGAATCTGGTAAACGGGAAGCGACTTTAGGGTTCGATGTGGGTGCGGGAACTCAGGATATTGGCTTTCGCGGAGAAGTACCTGTTTTGTTTCATGTTCAACCAGCTGTGCCCGTGAAACTTTCGATCAAAGATTATGACGGTCAACCCTCGGCAGCACGGCTGGAGTTTCGCGATCCACAAGGACGAGTTTATCCTTTACAGGCAAAGCGGCTGGCTCCCGATTTCTTTTTTCAACCACAAATCTATCGACAAGACGGCGACACCGTTTTACTCCCTTCAGGAGTTTTAGATCTGGAATTTAGCCGAGGGCCGGAATATCAGAGATTGACCAAAAAAGTGACTGTATCAAAAGATGCTCCTAAGACAATTGAGATTCAATTGAAACGTTGGGTTAATCCTCGCAAATTCGGATTTTACTCTGGAGATCACCATATCCACGCAGCCGGTTGTGCGCACTATGATAATCCGACGAAAGGAGTCACTCCTCGCGATATGTTCAACCAGGTTAAGGGTGAGGGTTTGAATGTAGGATGCGTGTTAACCTGGGGACCTTGTTTTGAGGCACAGCGACAGTTCTTTGGTTCTACCGCCGATCGTGTGAGCGAGCCGCTGACTTTGTTGAAATATGATTTGGAAATCAGTGGTTTTGGTTCAGCTGCATTGGGACATGTTTGTTTACTCAACTTACAGAATCAAACCTATCCCGGCACGTTGGGGACAACCAGGGGGTGGCCAAGCTGGACTGTACCTGTCATGCGCTGGTGTCAGGAACAAGGGGGCGTAACCGGCTTTCCGCATTCCGCTCTGCGAGTCAATCCGCCGCAGGCAGCACAGAGACTGATACAGAATCTTGACCAAAACCAGTCACAAACGTTGAATTCTGCTGAAGCAGCTAAGGGGCTACTGCCTAAGCCATTCACTGATATTGATAACGATAAGAACGCCGAATTGAATGTGCAAGAATTAACGATTGCTTTGGAACAGGCGGCTGATGAATTACCGAATCTGGCAGTACCGGAGATGAATGGAGGTGGTGCCATGGAAATTTGTGTGAGCACTGCGGAAGGCGTTTGTGACTTCGTCAGCGCGATGGATACGGAACGTATTCCAGAGTGGAACACATGGTACCATATATTAAACTGTGGCTATCCGCTCAAAGTCAGTGGTGAAACGGATTTTCCTTGTATGAGTAGTCGTCGCGTGGGGCAGGGGAGAGTTTACGTACAATTGGGAGAGATAGACGAAATTGATTTCAGCCAATGGTGCCTGGGAATCAAACAGGGACGTTCATATGTGTCCGATGGTTTTGCTCATGCTTTGAATTTTCAGGTGAATGGTCAGTCCCCGGGTTTTGAAGATGTTGCACTTCAAGTGCCGACAACAGTAGAAATCAATGCAACAGTTTCTTTTGCTCCAGAGACTCCTAAAGCAGTTGCCTACGGATTATTAAATCCCCCCGAGGGTCGCCGCGCACAGGGAGATACGCGTATTTTGCATGCACCACGAAATTCCGATTATGTAACGGGGGGACAAAGATTGGTAGAGATTGTTTGCAATGGCGAAGTCGTGGCCAAAAAATCTGTTCCCGCTGATGGACAAATTCATCAACTCAAATTCACTGTTCCTGTAACACAAAGCAGTTGGATTGCATTACGGCAATTTCCACAACTGCATACTAACCCGGTGAATGTTATCGTGAAAGAACGTCCCATTCGTGCCTCGCGCGAGAGCGCGCTATGGTGTGCAGAATCCATCAAGCTGTTATGGAAAAATCGTCATCAAAAAATTGCCGCGCATGAACGAGGCGAAGCAGAGCAAACATATCAACGGGCGATTCGCACTTATCTTCAACGTGCTGAGGAAGCTGCCGAAATCAATTGA
- a CDS encoding aldose epimerase family protein, translated as MNRWKRCTCLLGLLIVLAGCSQEQPQTTESIEPAPEKDTEMNTESEFQLAVQSEPYGTTADGQEITQFLLSNEKGVSVNIINYGAIVTAVYVPDREGKTENVTLGFNTLAEYEKKGPYFGAICGRYANRIAEGKFTLDGKEYQLAQNNPPSHLHGGEQGFDKKVWAAESFSDPDEVGVRLSYVSPDGEEGYPGKLTLKVVYSLNNENEFKIDYTATSDQATPINVTNHCYWNLAGKENILDHELILNCNRYLPVSEVAIPTGELAIVKDTPMDFTTAHKIGERIEQVEGGYDHCWVINPLEKQPAFCARVKDPQSGRVMEIFTTEPGVQFYTGNFLDGTEASGGYQKHGGFCLETQHFPDSPNQPEFPNTILKPGKVYEQTTVHKFSVE; from the coding sequence ATGAATCGCTGGAAACGATGTACTTGTTTGTTAGGTCTATTAATCGTGCTCGCTGGTTGTTCACAGGAACAACCGCAAACTACAGAGTCTATCGAGCCTGCTCCAGAGAAGGATACTGAGATGAATACAGAAAGTGAATTTCAATTGGCAGTTCAAAGCGAACCGTATGGAACAACCGCTGATGGCCAGGAGATTACTCAGTTTCTACTTTCAAATGAGAAAGGGGTGAGCGTTAATATCATCAACTACGGCGCCATTGTTACCGCCGTTTACGTACCAGATCGTGAGGGAAAGACTGAAAACGTGACCCTTGGATTTAATACTTTAGCAGAGTATGAAAAAAAGGGGCCTTATTTCGGTGCGATTTGTGGTCGATATGCGAATCGAATCGCTGAGGGAAAATTTACTCTGGATGGAAAAGAATATCAGCTCGCCCAGAATAATCCTCCCAGTCATTTGCATGGAGGCGAACAGGGCTTTGATAAGAAAGTGTGGGCTGCTGAGAGTTTTTCCGATCCTGATGAAGTTGGAGTTCGTTTAAGTTATGTGAGTCCAGATGGTGAGGAAGGGTATCCGGGAAAACTGACATTAAAAGTGGTTTACTCCCTCAATAATGAGAATGAATTCAAAATCGATTATACGGCGACCAGTGATCAGGCAACGCCGATAAATGTTACAAACCATTGTTATTGGAATCTGGCCGGGAAAGAGAATATTCTGGATCATGAGTTGATTTTGAATTGCAATCGCTATCTCCCCGTTTCAGAGGTTGCTATTCCTACAGGAGAGCTGGCAATTGTGAAAGACACCCCGATGGACTTTACCACAGCACATAAAATTGGCGAACGTATCGAGCAGGTGGAAGGGGGATATGATCATTGCTGGGTGATCAATCCATTAGAAAAACAGCCTGCCTTCTGTGCGCGGGTCAAAGATCCACAATCTGGCAGAGTCATGGAAATTTTTACTACCGAACCCGGCGTTCAATTTTATACAGGAAATTTCCTGGATGGAACCGAAGCCAGTGGTGGGTATCAGAAACATGGTGGGTTCTGCCTGGAGACACAGCATTTTCCTGACTCGCCAAATCAACCGGAATTTCCGAACACGATTCTTAAACCCGGAAAAGTCTACGAGCAGACGACAGTTCATAAATTCTCAGTCGAATAG
- a CDS encoding RNA polymerase sigma factor: protein MQLKMVDKKIEEKESLSSGGVTSDARLVEAARKGDDSAFGELVLRYERRLIRVIIQFVKSPELAEDLAQDTFLKSYERLDQFDTSRRFGPWLFRIGVNHALDYLRKQKRRGWWLLFSDSPSDSPFDPAVPDPRAKIDINQEVQAILEEIPEKYRTVLVLRDLENFSTSEIAAILDRKEATIRWRLAEARNRFQKLWSSRQNVETSMSSKE from the coding sequence ATGCAGTTAAAAATGGTCGATAAAAAAATAGAAGAAAAAGAATCTCTATCATCTGGCGGCGTAACCAGTGACGCACGTTTGGTAGAGGCAGCTCGCAAGGGTGATGACAGTGCATTCGGTGAGTTAGTCCTTCGCTATGAGAGACGACTTATTCGTGTGATCATTCAGTTTGTCAAAAGCCCGGAGTTAGCTGAAGATCTGGCGCAGGACACTTTCCTGAAAAGTTATGAGCGGCTCGATCAATTCGATACATCCAGACGGTTCGGTCCCTGGTTATTTCGAATTGGGGTCAATCATGCGTTAGATTATCTTCGTAAACAAAAAAGAAGAGGTTGGTGGTTATTATTTAGTGATAGCCCCTCCGATTCTCCCTTTGACCCGGCTGTTCCGGATCCGAGGGCCAAAATTGATATTAATCAAGAAGTGCAAGCCATTCTGGAAGAGATTCCTGAAAAGTACCGAACTGTGCTTGTGCTTCGAGATCTGGAAAACTTTTCTACTTCTGAAATAGCCGCCATTCTGGATCGAAAAGAAGCTACAATTCGATGGCGACTGGCTGAAGCAAGAAATCGTTTCCAAAAACTATGGTCTAGCCGACAAAATGTTGAAACCTCCATGTCGAGCAAGGAATAA
- a CDS encoding anti-sigma factor family protein: MHCAQCNGLKSRVALAVGNDLSGSELELLEKQLKNCDQCRSQYEELQKSYDALQKQLDSAPVPSLQDSVWPKVSAKIAAQRRKNRPTRFNFLLPTLTTVACCLALLLVTNSPNPVQQTFPTPTKSYHPVFIGDQNLSPVDNVIRKFPERQWGLPETSPAIDTNPYGYNLPRLRHDSTNLNDLHSVKF; encoded by the coding sequence ATGCACTGCGCACAATGCAATGGTTTGAAATCACGGGTCGCCCTCGCAGTTGGTAACGACTTATCTGGTTCAGAACTTGAACTTTTAGAAAAACAACTCAAGAACTGTGATCAATGCCGCTCTCAATACGAAGAGTTGCAAAAAAGCTATGACGCACTTCAGAAACAGTTGGACAGTGCACCTGTGCCTTCCTTACAAGACAGTGTCTGGCCTAAAGTCTCAGCTAAGATTGCTGCACAACGCCGAAAAAATCGTCCTACCAGGTTCAACTTCTTGTTGCCTACCTTGACGACGGTTGCCTGCTGTCTGGCTTTGCTTCTGGTGACAAATTCGCCTAACCCTGTACAACAAACTTTCCCTACTCCAACGAAATCTTATCATCCCGTTTTCATCGGTGATCAGAATCTGAGTCCCGTTGATAATGTGATTCGTAAATTTCCGGAAAGACAGTGGGGATTACCTGAAACATCACCCGCAATCGACACGAATCCTTACGGATATAATCTGCCTCGTTTAAGGCACGATTCAACAAATTTGAACGACTTACATTCCGTTAAATTTTAA